CTTCAAGTCTGAGCAAAGAGTCCGGCGTGGTATCAACTCCATTGGTCGATAAAGAGCCTCTTACTTATTACTACTTGACGCTCGAAGCCATCTCCGTCGGGAAGAAAAAGATTCCGTACACCGGAGGCACGTATATCCCAAACGACGACGGCGGAATATTCTCGGAGACGTCGGGAAACATCATCATCGACTCTGGAACGACGCTGACACTCCTAGAATCTGGTTTCTTTGACAAATTTGGCGCGGCCGTGGAGGAATCAGTGACTGGAGCTAAGCGCTTGAGTGATCCACAGGGGGGTTTGTCACACTGTTTCAAATCCGGAAGTGCAGAGATCGGGTTGCCGGAGATAACAGTGCACTTCACGGGAGCCGATGTGAAGCTGAGTCCCATCAACGCGTTCGTGAAAGTGAGTGAAGATATGGTTTGTCTTAGCATGATTCCTACCACCGACGTTGCCATCTACGGGAACTTTGCTCAGATGGATTTCCTAGTTGGATATGACTTGGAGACGAGGACTGTCTCGTTTCAACGCATGGATTGCTCTGCCAATTTGTGATCGTATCGagcttaattttatattatccaTAATTACTGATATGTATTGTGGAGATATTAAATCAGAACCTAAGTTTTAAGGTGATGTCCTTTGCTAGTATAAATAAATACCACATTTTCTATATTGATCTCCTCTCCTTGATACAACAACATgaagaaaaagcaaacaaaaagcCTCTACATATTGATATAACAGAGAAATTATTGACAACAGTGGATGGTCATTTACATTTCAATTTCATGTTCATATCAATTGAGGGTTTCACCAATCTCGGAAACATTCTAACAAttcaaagccaaaaaaaatacaaaaagtagAGAAAAGAGGTACCGAAACTGAATGGCTCGAATTTTGTAGTGTAAAACTGGAATTGAAATAAGAAGGCACAGAGTCTTTGTGAATGTGAGATCATTCAGAGCTGGAATCGTAGAAGTCACTGGGGCAAGGAGTCATAACTTCGGATTCAAGTAACTGGACGACTCTGTGCATTGTTGGCCGCTCATCTGGACTTGAAGACACACACTGCGTTGCTATTGACAGAAGAGCATCgagactctctctctccactCCTTCACAGCTTAGATCAACAATCTCCTTTGCCCGGTTTTCGCTGATTAAGAAGTTTAGCTGCAAGATTATAGAAAACGAAATTAAAGCATTTACTAGTCAATATTATTACACAAAGCTGGACCTCGTTATGCTTACCCAACCAACAATGTTAAAGCCTTTCTCGATGAAGGAGGCATCCGTGGGAAGTTTACCACTCAAGACTTCAAGAACCAAAACCCCGAAACTGTAAACGTCGGTTTTCTCAGTCGCTCTACCGCTTTGCATATATTCTGCAACCAACACTCATCATGATTTCAAGGATTTAGGTCCCTATGACAGAGAGTAACAACACAATTAAAGAGCATTGTTAATACTGTGCAATTGAGTACCTGGAGCCAAGTAACCAAATGTGCCTGCAACAATGGTTGTAATATGAGATTCTTCGTCCTCTAACAACTTGGCAAGCCCAAAGTCTGATACCCGAGCCTCGAGATTTCCATCAAGTAAAATGTTGCTCGATTTTATATCACGGTGTATAATCCTCGGAGAACAATCATGATGCAAATATGCCAACCCTTTTGCCGCTCCTATTATGATATTTACTCGCGAATCCCAATCCAGTTGCTCGCCTCTCTCtacacattcaaagatttcacTCAATAGAATCANNNNNNNNNNNNNNNNNNNNNNNNNNNNNNNNNNNNNNNNNNNNNNNNNNNNNNNNNNNNNNNNNNNNNNNNNNNNNNNNNNNNNNNNNNNNNNNNNNNNNNNNNNNNNNNNNNNNNNNNNNNNNNNNNNNNNNNNNNNNNNNNNNNNNNNNNNNNNNNNNNNNNNNNNNNNNNNNNNNNNNNNNNNNNNNNNNNNNNNNNNNNNNNNNNNNNNNNNNNNNNNNNNNNNNNNNNNNNNNNNNNNNNNNNNNNNNNNNNNNNNNNNNNNNNNNNNNNNNNNNNNNNNNNNNNNNNNNNNNNNNNNNNNNNNNNNNNNNNNNNNNNNNNNNNNNNNNNNNNNNNNNNNNNNNNNNNNNNNNNNNNNNNNNNNNNNNNNNNNNNNNNNNNNNNNNNNNNNNNNNNNNNNNNNNNNNNNNNNNNNNNNNNNNNNNNNNNNNNNNNNNNNNNNNNNNNNNNNNNNNNNNNNNNNNNNNNNNNNNNNNNNNNNNNNNNNNNNNNNNNNNNNNNNNNNNNNNNNNNNNNNNNNNNNNNNNNNNNNNNNNNNNNNNNNNNNNNNNNNNNNNNNNNNNNNNNNNNNNNNNNNNNNNNNNNNNNNNNNNNNNNNNNNNNNNNNNNNNNNNNNNNNNNNNNNNNNNNNNNNNNNNNNNNNNNNNNNNNNNNNNNNNNNNNNNNNNNNNNNNNNNNNNNNNNNNNNNNNNNNNNNNNNNNNNNNNNNNNNNNNNNNNNNNTGTTAATACTGTGCAATTGAGTACCTGGAGCCAAGTAACCAAATGTGCCTGCAACAATGGTTGTAATATGAGATTCTTCGTCCTCTAACAACTTGGCAAGCCCAAAGTCTGATACCCGAGCCTCGAGATTTCCATCAAGTAAAATGTTGCTCGATTTTATATCACGGTGTATAATCCTCGGAGAACAATCATGATGCAAATATGCCAACCCTTTTGCCGCTCCTATTATGATATTTACTCGCGAATCCCAATCCAGTTGCTCGCCTCTCTCtacacattcaaagatttcacTCAATAGAATCACAATTCTCAGTTAAGGAAACCCGTAAAATATGAAGTTTAGGATTTACTATGTAGAGCTTCATCAAGGCTACCACCAGGAAGGTAATCATATAGCAGAAGCTTTGAAGTGGGTGAATTGCAGTATCCACGTAGGTTCACAAGGTAACGATGTTTGATGCTTCCTAGAATCTCAAGCTCCCTTTCAAAAAACCGATCAAAACCTTCATTTAACTTTACAATTCTTTTTAGCGCAAAAACATTGCCATCATCCATCGATAGCTTGTACACTGTTCCAAAGCCTCCACAGCCTATTATGTGCTCTTCATTAAGAGTTTCCAGTTTCTTGATAATGTCTTTGGAAGCGTAGGGCAAATCTCCATGGAACATCACTATAGACGCACCTGGATAGGTAAAATTGTCTCTCACGGTGTCAAATTTTGAgagaaatactttttttttggagatgaTCTACAATAAGAGTCAGCATGGCTCACCTCCACCGACTTCTATCGCAAGGCTTTGACCCTCAACTCTACCAAGCTTTTTATAGAGAAAGCATCCCCAGAAACACATGAGCGCCACTAGGAGCAGCCCACCCACAGTTGCTGAAGCACTTATAAGCAGCCTTTTAGGGTTATTACCTCCTTGTCCTATAATATGGGAGAAACCAAAAAGCAAACTCATTTCAAGCCAAATAATATACTActacaaatttttcaaaaactaagcTATATATAATCCATACATTCTGTCCAAGAAATTGATGAAGACACAGTTGCCATACCTGTTGGTGACCCAGAAGCTGTAGAATTTCCAGTGTCATTGCACACAACATCGATTTGTTTTCCACACAATTTAAGATTTCCGTTGAAGCTGCAAGAGTGATGCATCAGTTTTAGacttggttatttttttttaactggtgCAAAGCTAGCAACAGGGTGCTATTGTGCATACAgtcacaaaaaaattataactgcTTTGCCCAATCAACTGTAGAAAGATTTATCAACCTACATTTACAAAAATCTGGTTGGGGAAAGGGGTAAAGATGAATTATACTTACGAGTCCCTCGAAAGTCGAGCGAGTAGGCCATCAGAAGGTATTTGTCCCACCAGGAAATTGTTCGAGACATTACTTCAAAAGAAGATCAACATAGTTAGAAACATTGAGACTCAAATATAAACAAGACTGCaacataaaacacacaaaatagaGATTAGTAACTCACAATTTAGTAAGCTTTTTCAACTGCCCAAGTGAAGCAGGGATAGCTCCCTTGATGGAGTTGCTTGAGATGTCCCTTTATGAAAGAGAGTCAAGAATCAACTTAGTAGCTCAGAAGAATCTAGATGATATGCCCATTTGATATGAAAGAAGCCCTAACATAGATTTACGACTCTCATCAtcatatttttgagttttacaCTCAGCAAATAGAACACAATACGTGTGTTGGATATATGTTATGTCAAATTCCCTGTAGTTTTTAAGGTTCAACACGACCtagagaaatatatatgtttgaaaaacATTATGCTGCATCGGAGGTCAGAAGAACCTCTTATGGTTCACTATCTAGTTATAGAGGGTATTAAATGGTGAGAGTAGCTAGCCGAACAACAAATAGCAGATCCTACATAGGCTAGGAAAACAAATCCACTtggaagaaggaggagataaaTCACGTACAGGTTTTTCAGCGCGGACAGGTTTCCTAATTCACTTGGGATTGTCCCACCAATGTAATTATTCTGCAAGTATCTGCAAGGAATAAAGGGCCAATAAAAAAATAGCAACGATTCTTGTAAACTAGCTAAACTTTTGACTTTAAAACCATTGATTTATCATCACTCACTAGACACATCAATATTATGCACCAACTATATAGAAGCAAACGTAGAAAAACATTAGCAATTGTCAGAAAAATGTTGTAAACTCGGAAAAAGATAACGCAAAATTTGACCAGGAATGAAGTGTAAATACTAATCAGCATATGTATTTAGGAAAACACTTACATTCCCTCTAACGCCGTGCAATTTCCCAATGCGGCAGGTATTGGGtcatataaaaaattgttgtgAAGCATTCTGCGATGACATGGGAATACACATACGTTGAGCAGTAGAACATATTCTAGACAggaataaaattaactaaaggTTAGGAGCACCTACAAAAGCCTCAACTGATCCAGCTTTCCAAGCTCAGGGGGTAAAGGTCCCCTTAATTTGTGATGAGTAAGACTCCTGTACACAGTAAACTTCAGGAACCGACGACAAAAGATGCAGCACATACTGAAGAAATAAAGAATTTAAACTAAAGAAAGTTCAAACTTACAAGGCTATAACTCTTTTTGATTGCGCATCACAGGTCACTCCCTTCCAGTTACATGGATCAGGATCCTCTGGTCTCCACTGGCCAATGACACCATCAGAACCCAAAACTCCGTTTCTAAAACTCAAAAGCGCCTCacctggaaaaaaaaaggatttaagCTTTTCAGCAATCTGGCGGGAGTAAATGGTGATCATGACTTGTCAACGGCAAAATATGGAAGATTTTAGGGAGAAAGATCACTGTACCATCGGGACTAATCGCTTCATTTAGTGAACAAAGCAATGAGATCAAAAGAAGCCATGAGCAGCAGCGCTTCATCAGACAGATGCCCATTATGGCACCGTTCAAGCATAATATAGTTACTGCCGATCATCTGTAAGAACAGCCACCGGAAAGTAACATCCGTAACATATACTCAGCTGCTCCGTGACACCCTGTCTCTatcttcaagaaacaaaaagagactCCTGAAGATAAAGAAAGTAATGTCATTAGATTGtataacaaaaacaacagaCCCCTCATTTGAATCTccatcaagaaaaataatttgtatgaAGCAACACTGAACTATGAGCTTCCAGATTTCAAAATACCCACCAAGTATACAAATCCAAAGATATCGATACCTAGAACTCTATGAATTCAAGAAGAATTTGCATAACAGGAAGTAAGCAAATGCACTTAGAAAACTGGAACCAGACCCTCAACTCAATCTTACAATGATACACCTCGTGTACATTTAGCCAAAACCAAGACTACCAAATCCTCAATTACAAATCAAACGTTCCATTACATCGATACACAGCCGTTGCATGGTCTCATTTACTATTACATCACAGCGAACAGTGAGATTGTCTAAAAAAAGGATCAAATCCACCTCCAAATTTGCAAAATCGGAAAGCGAAATTGAAATTCTTTCCCAATAAACCCCAACTCATTCTTAAAACGAGGACCTCGGGACAGCTAAATTTTAAACTGAGAATCACGAAATTAGGAAGGCACCATTGCAATCACAGCACAAGAAGAGGTAaagagtcaaaaaaaaaacccattcaataatctaaaaaaaaacgaaatcgaAAAAGCATCGCCGGTTTAAATCAGACCAAAATCTCACTTTTCCCCAACCCttaaaagagaaatgaaaaggAATTGGGAAATTACACGAACCTCAAAATGGATCCgcgaggaggaagatgaagaaagaataggacagaggaagaagacgcaATTGAGCTGTAAAGCAAAAAagtctttaacttttttttttttttgttgagagagagtgaagagagagaaagtagaGTACTGTGCagcaaactcaacaaaaaaaagatgagtcAGATACTTTGGAGAAAGGAATCGGCTTGGTTACGAGTTTACGACCAATGAGAGAGGAGAAGTGGTGATCACACGTGCCGATCTTGACTTCCCGCACGTGGCAACCGACGCAATGTGATTAAATGCTATGAACGGGACAAGGGCTTTTGTATTCGTTATGGGTCTAATTAAGCCCATTATTGATTTCAAAGCGTACTACTATTCACCTAATGAAACAAGTGTTCCATTGATTGATAATCATTTGCTTAATTGCTTTCATAATAGAACTGGACATCTACTATATTAAAAAgtgattaatctttttttatggGTAACACTTTTAGTGtgatcatatattttatacaagacatgtcattacatttttttatgaaGTAACCAGAAGAATTGTAGAGAAAGGAACGTTGGAGAGAATGTTGTTGCTTTTTGTATGTGAAAGGATCGTCATGATGGCTTAAATTTGAGTTGTGGTTTCATGTGCTAGAGATTAAAAAAGATGTCTGGGGATGGAGAGCTCGATCACGTAAGACATGAGGATGGAGTTGGAAAAGGTGTGTGGGTGGTGTGGCTTATGGAACCCATAAATACAGTATTATTCTACATTTCTACTAATCAAAATAACAAAGTTTGTTTTGAGATTTGAGCATTTATACTTTGAATTGGAAAAgctttttaaatatatcaatttgtaaggaaaatcaaatattgcttaaattttaagataataataataataaataacatttgATTATAACTAGTActttaaattcttaaaaaaaaaactagtactttaaattgtaaaataaataacacatgattaagtagcaaattcaaaatcaataattcaataacttattatattttttttttgaaaaacattaaaatcaacAAACTAATCAATTCATATTAGTTTATGTGTCTAATCACTAATGGttctttgtttctattttaGAGAAGAAAAGATAATCCAATAAAccatgatatctatatatatatatatttagataaaaataaaacataatttgtttttgtaaggtaattgtagatttaatttaattaatcttttctgacatcaaagtttatttatttcttagaAATAATAGGTTATTAATGTAAAtctacttttaaatatt
The sequence above is drawn from the Camelina sativa cultivar DH55 chromosome 4, Cs, whole genome shotgun sequence genome and encodes:
- the LOC104781969 gene encoding LRR receptor-like serine/threonine-protein kinase FEI 2; protein product: MGICLMKRCCSWLLLISLLCSLNEAISPDGEALLSFRNGVLGSDGVIGQWRPEDPDPCNWKGVTCDAQSKRVIALSLTHHKLRGPLPPELGKLDQLRLLMLHNNFLYDPIPAALGNCTALEGIYLQNNYIGGTIPSELGNLSALKNLDISSNSIKGAIPASLGQLKKLTKFNVSNNFLVGQIPSDGLLARLSRDSFNGNLKLCGKQIDVVCNDTGNSTASGSPTGQGGNNPKRLLISASATVGGLLLVALMCFWGCFLYKKLGRVEGQSLAIEVGGGASIVMFHGDLPYASKDIIKKLETLNEEHIIGCGGFGTVYKLSMDDGNVFALKRIVKLNEGFDRFFERELEILGSIKHRYLVNLRGYCNSPTSKLLLYDYLPGGSLDEALHKRGEQLDWDSRVNIIIGAAKGLAYLHHDCSPRIIHRDIKSSNILLDGNLEARVSDFGLAKLLEDEESHITTIVAGTFGYLAPEYMQSGRATEKTDVYSFGVLVLEVLSGKLPTDASFIEKGFNIVGWLNFLISENRAKEIVDLSCEGVERESLDALLSIATQCVSSSPDERPTMHRVVQLLESEVMTPCPSDFYDSSSE